The nucleotide sequence attaattttttttggaggagTCCAGTTGCTTTTAAATTCATCATTGTGTGATTTGGCATCACGGCGTTGCTTATTCTATTTGTTACGATACCTTCTGAGTTTCCTGTCAAAGCACTTTGTAAGCGTTAGCTTTCATTGCTTTTAACCGACGTGGTGTGTGACAGATTTCCAAGATAATGATATCAAGCTGACACACGGGAGCTTAAAAGAGCCTCGCTTGGGGATTTGAGGTGTTGACGGTGTTGTGTCGCGCCTTCATGAGAGATGTATGGGTTCTGTAGTTGCCGTTAACAACGTGCCAGCATGAGTGGCTGAATGTTCATCCTTGTTTGAACCCACAAGGACATGCTGCAAGACCCCTCCTTTGCCCTACCCTACTGGAACTTCGCCATTGGCGGGAGCACTTGCGACATCTGCACGGACGACCTGATGGGAGCCAGGAGCAGCTTCGACATCAATGCCCTGAGCCCCAACTCTATCTTCGCCCAATGGGGGGTCATCTGTGAGAGCGTGGAGGACTACGACACACTGGGAACCATCTGCAACAGTAAGACCGAGGGGGTTTTTGGGCAAACTTATTCAGGGGTAAAGACAAATGCCACTTGGTTCTCTTCGTACAGGCACTGAGACCACACCCATCAGAAGGAACCCGGCGGGAAACGTGAACAGACCGATGGTCCAGCGTCTTCCGGAACCCCAAGATGTGGCGGATTGTCTGCAGGTTGGCACTTTTGACACACCACCCTACTACTCCACCTCCTCGGAAAGCTTCAGGAACACAGTTGAAGGTGACCACAaggttttctttctctgctttcatTCCGCAAACGGTCTCAATATTTGCTTGTGTTGTCCATCTTTTCCTTTTACATCTTAATCTTGTTTCGGCAGGTTACAGCGCCCCCAAGGGGAACTACGACCCCGTGGTCAGGAGCCTCCACAACCTCGCCCATCTGTTCCTCAAcgggacaggaggacagactcACCTCTCGCCCAACGACCCCATATTTGTGTTGCTCCACACCTACACAGATGCCATATTTGATGAATGGTTAAGGAGACACGGTTCAGGTGATTCAGGAACAAATTCCTGTTGTTGCCTTTATAATACCTGCATATTTACAGGTTCCTGTTAGCACTGAGCTTCTTAGTGGCTAACTTTGAGTGTTCCTCGATAGAGTCACCGGTGTATCCTGAAGAAAATGCCCCAATCGGTCACAACAGGGGCTACAACATGGTGCCTTTCTGGCCTCCAGTAACAAACGCCGAGATGTTTGTGACCGCCCCTGAAAACCTGGGTTATTCTTACGAAGCTGAATGGCCAAGTACTTATTTTGACTTACCTTGCACAGTTTacctaaatctttttttttttcaactaaaGTAATAACCATCGCCTTCAACCTTTCTAGGTCAAGCTTTCACCACGACTGAAATCATCACCATGGCGATAGTCGTCGCCCTGATGGTTGTGGGCATGATTTTCGCTGCCACCACCTGCGCCGTCCGTGCCAGATCTTCCAAGATGGAAGGCCACCAGCCTCTGCTCGGGGACCAGTACCAGCGCTACGACGATGACAAAAGTCAGTCTGTTGTCTGAGATCGATGTTCAAACGTACGCTACACGCTTGTGCCTTTCATTCTCAACTTTTGCAGGAACACAATAAAACCTGAAGGTGTTCTCTCCAGAGAATACCTCATTGTTCTTCGTGCCAAATAGCCCAACTGCAATTGCCCAGCAGCCGTAAACCTCTTCATTtaagatgtgtttttattattgaaaaGATATACGGTAGTGTTTTTAAGTGCGTGGCTTTGCAAAGTTTGCAAAAATCCAATCTATGAAATTTTCAGATTTCAggaaaatttgaaaatggaataTTGAATGAAATAAAGTGAATATGAACGATCGATTCCTATCATTTGATGATACTTTAGTGTTGGTAATGATGCCGTTTGCAGTTGAGCGTTTTATGTTTCACTTACGAGACGAAGAAAAGAGATTCTGATGAAATACTACAAATGTTGTGTGActtgaatacattttaaatagtaCAGAGAAACTAATTTAATTATACATATTAATTGTCCACCATCAATAATTTTCAAAGGTTTAtcacacttttttatttatcttatttcacTGACTTGATGCTTGCAGTTTATCACATTCCACTTGTAACAGCCACAATGTCCACCAGGGGGGGCAATAAATCTATTTCTGAAATTCTAACTATCCCTGACGCCAGAGGAATGCGTTGTATGTTATCGTCTCAGCATGTAAATGTTCTTTATATGTAACTTAATCCAGGTGTcctaaaaaaattttaacaagaaaaaagcagagTGTTGATTCAGGCTCAATAGATGAAAATGCAGAATGTCAAcagtttatttctgtctttatttgagCAGTCATGCATGCTGGtctttttcttacattttcacCTTTGCAAAAATAACACTGGATCTGGTGAaggaataattattttaattgataATCTTCTTGACACTCGACTTTATACTTATGCTGGATATAAGGTGTAGTGACTGTGgttaaaacattaataaacacaGTAAGAACACgtgtatttacattttctatATTCAATAGAAGACACCGattgtttttattacttttctgttgttgtttttttcattctcgCAGATACACATGTTCTGAA is from Antennarius striatus isolate MH-2024 chromosome 23, ASM4005453v1, whole genome shotgun sequence and encodes:
- the LOC137590647 gene encoding 5,6-dihydroxyindole-2-carboxylic acid oxidase-like, with the protein product MMFRSVFLVLVGAVVVGAQFPRECVTPDGLRSLQCCPSPSGLDDDPCGSSSGRGQCVAVVVDARPHGPQYPHDGRDDRERWPLRYFNRACQCNGNFSGYNCGRCKHGWTGPNCDQRVNIVRRNVMQLSADEKRAFVNALDRAKRTVHPDLVIATRRYEEIFGPDGNTVQFENITIYNYFVWSHYFSVSKTFLGAGQASFGGVDFSHEGPGFVTWHRFHLLQLERDMQDMLQDPSFALPYWNFAIGGSTCDICTDDLMGARSSFDINALSPNSIFAQWGVICESVEDYDTLGTICNSTETTPIRRNPAGNVNRPMVQRLPEPQDVADCLQVGTFDTPPYYSTSSESFRNTVEGYSAPKGNYDPVVRSLHNLAHLFLNGTGGQTHLSPNDPIFVLLHTYTDAIFDEWLRRHGSESPVYPEENAPIGHNRGYNMVPFWPPVTNAEMFVTAPENLGYSYEAEWPSQAFTTTEIITMAIVVALMVVGMIFAATTCAVRARSSKMEGHQPLLGDQYQRYDDDKSQSVV